The Lycorma delicatula isolate Av1 chromosome 8, ASM4794821v1, whole genome shotgun sequence DNA segment gcagtattgcatacccaaattttagttcagctatgagaccagtacttcatggttTTGATTTACTGATTCCGATTACTCCAagttcttggaaagaaatttctgattccacAGAAGCCTCAACTGATGAattctcaacttcaatagatattacaTTCCAGTAAAATCAGACattgaacctcacctcatcatacAGCAGAACTGAGTGACCTAatttgtgacttgtatttgttgaaATAACATGCAGAACTCCGAAGTTCATATCTTAAAGAATTGAATTTATCAaacaaggatattaaaatttcagtactgtatatagaaatcgaaatgaacatttactgaaatactttagaagagatggcttaatttgttcctgccatgatgttaagAGGCTAATGTCTttactggacattgaatatgtttttCACAATTGGTGTTTAATTATATTCATCAAAAAGGAGCTTAAAGACAGTGTTGTATAactcaaataagttttcttctagaCCAGTAGTatatgctgtaggaatgaaagaaacatatgaaagtatgtaaacaattttaaaacctattaagtatgatgaacactcatggcgaatcattactgacctgaaagtgatagggctttttctcggtctccagagtggctttacaaaataatatgtttcttgtgtttgtgagATACTTGGGCTACAGATAAGCACTGTGGAGTTAAAGactgataaaaaagaaatcagtttaccccaggaaaggaaaatgttgtcaatattccccttgttgaagcagatcgtattattttaccacctctacatgTAAAACTAGGCCCGATGAagaatttttgttacataaatatgaagatgatgttaaaaatttcgctgaggttttttcacaattaagtgaggacaaattaaaagagggaatattcattgggccataaataagaaaataaatttgtgaaaatgtatccgacagcaaactgaatcctaaataACTAGCACCATGTTAAGTTGCTCAAAGATGTCATtgctggttttcttggaaacaaacaccatgatcagcttataaaatgaactcttagtgaactacagaGATTTAGGCTGCGGAGTCattgaaaatccattttttacattctcatttgcattttttccctttaaactcggGTGACATCAGCAACAAACAAgaagaaaggttccaccaagatatattgcaggtGGAACAAAGCAGATGGGACGAATCTACTGCTgaatgataaaaagagaaaacttcactgaacacaaaaggaaaataataaaaaaataaattaagtaagataaatgtaaatgtttaaaatggtaggaattttagttgtaattattattatttttgtattctattatttaaaaggtttcttaatattttaaaggctcataactaaaaatcttatggtgatgaagaaaaactgatttcattttaagattcagcataaaaatacattctactTTTTCACATTCAGcataattcacctacttttatctcggttgcaaattttttttttgtgtcgtgttattagaaattaattatatctctGATTTGATAGAActttaaatatacagagtgttccaggTCGTATTAGCTGAATTTCAGGAActaattcaggacatcaaaatgagCTAAGAAAcgcatatcgacataagtcctaatttactttgtttttgttctggatgccattttgtgcttttcaacaaaaaaaactatttctcaggaatggggaaacctactttaattaaatttattaattccaaaacctttttatttgttaaataaaaaattttgataatgttaccttcaaaaatttaaaaatggtggccatcttaattttttaatcttcaataactttgtaattttatttgtttgatcaaatttttatgtttacaaaatttattaagcactttatttttaacaaaatgacttctcatttgtaaaaatccattgacaAAGAATCACGTTATTGGAGACAATTAACCTGGCAATATGCTTGTGCACTATAatgcaaggtgataatttttattaatttactattatttattacaattagtagagtaaataaaaactggtaaaaaattaTCAACCCTGTATAAcagattcaaatgaaataataaatgtttcattagttattaaaaattcattgcaCTCAATATAAACTTTAGAATTTTACCTATAACCCTTGTACTGGTCTACCCTTGTACCTATTTATCTTGTACTGGTCTCACTTTTGAttgtattaaacttattatttaatattggaataaaataatagttgtcTCTAAGGCATTACACCCAAAATGCATCTTGCAGAAGTTGTGACTACTTTGGAGCAAATCTTGCAAAGAGTGTTTTAATGTGGTGTGAGCATGACATATCCAATAGGGTGAGCATCACAAACACAACTACTGTAGGAAGTTGCAACTTCTGAAGGATCTATCTTATACATAATGTTTTTGCAATGACTAACTCActtgtttcattaaattaaaacaaatattttacatttcatgaaaattatgatACTACAatctaaaattactattattatgcaATGTCCAAAGGCATAATGCTTTTGCAGTGACtattgtcaattttattattctagtttGACTTAATATATGTTTCATCAAAATTGGAGGTTTAGACTATTGTAAACACCATTaccttgaaattaaaatatatccagTTATAACATTACAGATAAACATTTCCAATTACAGCAGTAAACAGTACattcttactataaaaaaattacatatgtaattaaagaagctccaaattacataaattatttacgtaaGCGTATAATTACGATTAAACtggtatgtataataaataaacagttcttCCTTTTATTGTGCCATCCTTGAACAAAGGTTGGCTGCCATTATTTGTATCTTATTCATAGCAATAACTCTTAATAACTGATTTGATGTGCAATTAAACCATTTTATAAAGTTGCACAACCAGAATATTCTTTGTCTTCTGATTCCTTGCTTTTTGTTGATCTTTCCTTGCATAATCACTCTCAGAAGTCTATAATGTTATCCTCTAATCATATATCACAATATTCAAATTTgggtatttttataatagttattaattatctttttgttgACATTATATGCAAGACCTCTTCATTCATGACCGTGTCTGTCTAGGCTATTTGTAACATTTCTGGGTAACCAAATCTCAAAGGCTTACAGTCTTTGGATTATTAAGGGTAGATATGTCGTTTCCATAGaggagaatatatataaaaaatgaatatgaaaacatataaatgtattgtattatccttgcctttattttttcaatattatcctTGTTTGTGTTAATCCACGTCCCttgatatctatatttatatactcgCTTGATGTaggtaatgtatatttttaacaaacaattaaactGGCAGAGAGAAATTGCATCATAGttgatttaaacatttatcaaatttGGTAATTATCACTAGTTTTATAAACaatgatttataaattgaataacagATTAGATGGACTGAACAACTCATTTacctaaaaatgtgtaaaatttccaaaagattgtaataaattggtagtaatgaaataaaaaattgcataaaatataatatttattattaatttttattatcattattcatttttttatcttaggaaaataagaattaacctatttcttttttgtattttaaattaatttacagattgcTAACATTAGGTATTATAAAATGCCAATAGTATGCCAAACTGTCTATCATTCTAAATTTCAGTGATGTACAGAAACTACTGGATTAATTGAACACTGATACAGGCAATTAACCTTACTTTATTACCTCCAGTTTCCAAGAAGTTACTTCTTGAAACATTCTTGGAATAAGCTGCATCAGTTTGTAAGAGTTGCAGCTTATTCTCTTACTGAGGAGAGATTATTGttctgtacattattttaaatttgtgtattgGTATAACTCAACATGTATTTGACAAATGGaaggttatacatttttattagaaacaaacaCATAAGCTGCGTTTCATAATTATAATGGTTGTAGGTGACCTGACCTAAATAACAAGTAACTTCAAAAACTGATGTTGCATATCAGCATTCCAAACCCATTGAAATATAAAACACTCAACCACTCATAAGCATCATATAAACTTGGATAATGGTAGTGATTgaacaatattactttaaaagcaaCTCTTACTAACACCTGTAGTAATGCAGGTGATTTACATGAATAACAATATTAGGAAACAGTAGGACCTCTTTCTACGGTGACAGTAGAAGTAAGTAAATTATCTGCCAGAAATAGAAGTAACCTTACATTTGGCAcattaataagtttatatttcaaattattcgtaacattttttatttattcctactAACGAAAGCTGTTTCAGTTTCAGATGAAACAGTTCAGTGAAACTGAAACGGCAACcacatttaagtattttttaaaacatgtaatgCATACGCTACTATGATTTCCTTTTAATCACATAAAtcatgaaataaagaattttattaatctttccaAAACTACAACATACACAAGCACAGATTTCTTAAAGCCAGATttctaaacaaaatgataattgctattttcaatattaatacaatttattactcattagtgtaataaataataaattatatacaatttaacgtaaaatagatgctgttagttaattataaaaccaaacacaagaaaaaataattgtaaattacagTGATATCAATCTGATGAAACATACATACTTTTTACAATTGTAATAGTTGGAATAACACTGTAAAGACATAGGTTTCACAaaaagtaatttcacaactttacCATTTAAAggacattataataattttatttcatggataaaaatattacacaagaaTGGTTATAAATGATCATGCTTGttgagtaaattataataatgcagagaaaatttattctaaaatttttcttccgctatcacatatttaaaaaggattaattatgttaataaaatataaaattttattttcaaaacaaacgttttttaaaattaaaaattattctaaagtggcaaaaatactgatataataattaatggaaaatataaaattaataaggtctAATAAACGTAGGGCATACAGCAAAAAGGAAATCTTTGAAAAGTAATATCACAGGAAATACATGGTGACTAACTTTGATCAACattatttatatgtgtatgtgAAAGAGACAATGAACCTATCAAAATTTATACGCaatgaaaatattagtaaatcaaaatttctgttaattcacaaattttttatatgtaaccaTTACTTCCTGTTTTAAGGAAGTATGCACCACttagtgtaataaaaatgtttaaatattgaaagaaaatgatcaacagcagtaaaaatttgattgcactATCACTATGATATTTTACTCATTAAAACGACATCTGGGTGGCTAACAGTTAATGTAATGAAGATGTTGAATAAGAAGTTCAATCATGGCTGAAACAGCAACCCTCCTCTAAACAACTAGTCATAATTATTATCAATCTTCatggaatttactttaatttacaaaattattttcaagtaactaTTTTGCTGAATAAGTTTTTAACAGTCATTTGTGACTTGCTTACTGACACTcacataatagtaatttaaacagaattaatcTTAACAGATATACTTTgtactaaactattaaaaaagttatgtaataaacacttggatttaaaatatgtataatgtgaaatttatgtaattttacttttgaaaattttaatttattttaaacaaacatgtAGGAATCACAATACATTACAcataaaagtattgttttttctgttatttaagcATCGTAaagtctttaataattttttattaaaataacgacAGAttgccaataaaaaattattgcaataatgaATCATATGATGCATATGCAGTAGCTTTAACTGTTTCATTAGGAATTGAAGCTACTTGTCAGCAATCTGTTGTTGTTTGCCTTATTGTTATCTGTGATTAATTATGGCTGCAAAAATAAACAATCCTGCTGGTTGTGAAATCCCTAGTGTGATTCAATTTCTCAACACAAAAGATCATAATGCTTTCAAATCACTGTGAATTGTGTGAAATTCACATATGCATTGCATGTAAAAGGTAATATACTTTACTCCCTtgctgtgtttattttttaatgacctaCAATccctttcttttgaaatattttgaaatacacCTCAAAAGATTACAACTTAAAGGTTTGTACAAAATGTTCTACATATGTCTGAtgcaactgtaatttttttaacaggcaACCAAAATTTCTagtatttaatatctcttaaagaAGTTATGAACAGTGATATTGCACTACTGGGAAAAAAGTGAATATAGAGATtgtttttacaagtaatttataatgatttctacaattaatttcagggcaaattaaaattaaaaatggaaatatggTATGAGTCTGATAGGTAAACTGTTCTCAGTCTGTTAAAACAGGTCTTACCAGTCAGAATTTTATATGCCCCagacaaacattaaattttatcagaaaaaaaaaccagtaaatattaatttatgaataaagcggatttaaaaaacaaaaacaaacgatATGCTTACATTCACTAGTAGCACTCAGCAACAGATAAATAACAGATAACAAAATCATGCAAAAAGCACATGTAACAAgccaaaaattattatacatctgCATTATTACATCTATATAAAAGAGTGTACAAATATAATCTAtgtgatttattagtaataaaatataattttattaaacgctaacaaatattattaataaacaatattacagtACCTAAAAATAACTTAGCAGGTGAGGTAAGACATGAGCCTTAGGAAACATGAATAAAGgaattgcaattaaaagaaatGACAGCAAACAGTTGCTGCTATACAATGAAGTCTACTACTCATGTCTAACCTTGATtgttataattactataaatacataaaaattattgtgctcctgtgtatttaataaacattaaatgtatCTAAGATTCGttgcaaattaaaaagaaagtccagcataatacaaataaataataaaagataaatgaaatttctgaaaaatttctttgtacaagtgtgtaaacatattaaaaatgatttaacgtTTTGTTTTTCTCTCCATCAGATGATCCAGCTGTTTAATAAACGATTCCTCTTCTAAAAGCGAAGCTTTTGTAAAAGACATTGGCAAATGTGTTGGTATAGCTGttctatctgtaaaaaaaaattaaaaaatttcaatctaatataaatgtatttacgcaacaaatttattaaaagaaatcattaaatgaaattttaacataaaagatctgaaatattgttaatttttatttttttatttttacgtcaaaATCCAATTTATAGCATAGTTTTAAACCAATgggtattatttacaaaaatgtgacGACTTTTTTTCAAGGATTCACTAATGAGAATGTTATCTTTGTTCACGTTAGCAACTGGCAacttattataaatctaattcaAATGCAGAACTGAATTTTAGTGttgaattgaaaattacaaaagcaACTggcaatacagaaatttttataacttttcactCAGATTTATTTAATCCCTTAAATAATACATTTGCATTGTAAATTAAAGCGGAACAgttgtaaaatagtatttttacgcatccatattaatatttttgtactttgaaCCTTAACATTTTGTTGCAGTTATAGTCCCATTAAAagcactataattattttatactagctttatattgcatatctgagaggtatttggagggatagagaaatggggttctacatagttaaaaaaaaaaaacctgcattaTGGTGGGCTTTAAATTccacaaatttaagaaaaattaaagagtttCTCGCAAAGTtgagaattttaaagaatttctaaaaaatttacaaaaaattaaaaagtttcttgcaaatttgagaataatttaagaatttctcaCAAATTTGCGAAAAATTTGTCTGCCATAttgaatataacttaatttatttaaatagtaaggtGAACATATAACATAtgattgtgatttaaaatttgacaagagtaacaatggtgaaacctgtttttctgttaatgactTGATTATCAAGTTATAAGTATTCAAAGTTACAATGACAGAAATATCATGTTAgcaataaaacaaggtaaaatgcatgaacaattttattgcattttacattcaataaaatgtttttacactatttttttttacaccatttaaaatttattttgctttataccTTATGAATGATTatacatacaattataaaatttaaatactgaacagATGAAATGTAAGATGCAAGTGCgatagatgaaaataattacattacactaaaacaaaaataattgtaaaggattataattgtaaaaaaaataaaaatctgtaaaattataaaggttttaatataaccaatattaagtacaataaaaaaaaaattagtaccttGATAAAAAAGGCCACTGGTATTATTAATAGGTCGTTCAGCTAAAGCCAGCCACACAACAGTATCAGCACCTTGTTTAGGTGTTCTAAACCTatctttcatttgattataaaattctggCATCGATTCTTTCATGCCATCTGTATCTACCCAACCAGGATGCATTGAAGCACAAAATATATTTGGATATTCTCTTGAATAAATTTCAGCAAGTACaacctgcaataaaaaataaatagtattaaactCACAGTACGAATGAACTGTACTATACATCTTGCATCTTCACTACAAATCTAATAAGTCCCCTGAGAACAAGAAAAGGCAGAGATTCTCTTACCAATATATGGATGTGATATCTGTTATATTAGGTCATCTTACAAAAAACCTTTGTTGTCAGCAGGAAGGAGTAAGTGCAGGGTTCACTTCACATTTTATTGCTTCACTGTTCAGATTGACTACCTATTAATATTCACTCAAAGATAAGCAGCTAATGACTATaatgtttagttttctttttacattatacaGTTACCATCATCAGTTTTTGATAACTACAATCTGCTTTACTCTCGAGTTGTCAATGGAATACTGGAATGAGATGGAAGTACCTTCATTGTGAGTATAAAGAGGGAGGgagaaaagtaaatatatatttttgaaataaaattagttaatatgatTGTGTTGAATTCTAGCAAATACAACTAACAACTACAACCTGTGAAAATGCTTGGTTTTCTgcacttaaaatttaaacagtgcAAGTTGTACAAAGTAGGCTAGAAGGTCCTCAGATTGGCAAAGCTTTACATAATATTATGGACGTAACATGGacacatattttacataaatatatcataacgtatgcttaatttacattatttttacggTATAGAAAATAAGAAgcgcaaaataatttaatataaaaatctgtactTATTATAACTTATCATTAATTTGTGAATATTACCATTACTGtaattatgaaactaaaaagtaagaaaataaataaaataaacataaaagccGATGTTAACTTACAGactatgttttgaattttatttaatagaattttttttaaatagtataccAGCTCCAAAATATATGGCACCACGGTCAATATGTAGAATGGCTTGGAAGCCGTGAAAGCAGGTGTCATCTAGCTTCTTGACcctttataaaaatctgaaaataaaaatgttaattatcacTCAAGATACTCACTTAATATACTCCTGAGTTCTTAAAATAACTAAGAATTTTTGGAGTTGTTGGAAATTAAAtccttaataaaataagatttcttgatggatcatttgtatttttaaacgatcagttatttaaaaagtagGTGCAACTTTTgtcttactaattaaaaattattatcataaggAATTAACATACCACAACCTTAATATCATCCCGCAACTTTACTTTAAGTGTAACCTAAGTTTTAGTCGATAAGACTGTTAagactgaattaaatttataaaattatctgaaatatttaaaataaaaataacctggacagtttttgatgattgaatatcatcatcattatgactttgcacttaaatttttttagaagtcCAATAATCTGGCACAGTCAGGATTTCAGCAACACTGGATTACTAGACTGCATCTAGTAATAAAGttagtattaagaaaaattatcctaaatacaaacacagtttatttattatgaacgtaatttaacaaaaaaattttgataaatgaaaataataataaaaaaaagtaggttaAAACGCTATATTTCTTTCACAATGCttacaataaacaatacatttttgtttattatttaatgtggattccataacattttttttatttgccatcaGTACTGATGATGCAACAGAACTTGAAGTTGATAATATATAATGCTTGAATTATATATtgacaaatacaataaatgaattaattttactaagttAATGCTTGAATTACATTGTTTGAAGCCCATTTTGAGTAATGTTTGAATGACCATCGACTTTCtactctttttctttaaattagtcattacaaaaaatataaagatttgttatttttgcAATGTTTAGTGATTACAGCGattttatgaacttatttaaCGCATCCAGAACCAATCCTTAGTTATGTTATCTTCTTCATTATTACTTTCCATTTCTTTTGCAGAGTGAaagtttaacacatttttaattataacctaaTCGGTTACGTCTTTGACAACAGGCTATCTTTGTTAATACACAGCTGTATACAGCAGCTCAGACTCGTGATAAATCGCTAAAATTCATTAGACACCTCCTGAACATCCACTGTAGAGTCCAAATGTCACGTGTAATTTCCACAAGTGGTTTCCTAAAAGAAGCTTTAGGAGGGAAAAATTCAATAATGAGTCAAGCATTATGTGTGCAATTTGTTGCCGGggcagccatcttgtttttttgatGAGGGGATCATGAAGCTACCTATCtgatggagaaaatgtatttctgttgaaggaaactatatagaaaaataaagtagtctatttgcaattttatttaatatcaataaagatATGTAAACAAATTCCGGTTTATATTTGAGTGACCCTTGTAGATATATTTTACTGAACGTTTCAGAAAAAAAGTATGCAAGGTTCTTGCTTCAGTTaggtgataaataaaaagaaattatgaatcgTGCGTAATATTACACGGATACTTCAACCATACATATTCTACTAACTAAATAAGCGCCTAAAAACATATTCTCTTGTTTTTTCtccataaatttcttttgtattactaTAACTGTTTTTGATCCGTAAATTAGCAAATCGGTTTTAATGAATTCTAAAGAACATcaaatttgattatttacttttaaatcttttagaGACAAAATTACAGATTTTGCCAGGATAGTCAGCATGAGCAACAGGGAATCTAAGGGTATTCTATTTTTACCCGTttctaacaattaattaaaatttcccctaatttcttaaatcttttatACTCTATTTTATAACATTCAATATGATACcttcaatcacaaaaaaaactatgttaataattgataattatgcTTCTAAAGATGTATTCATGTTTGTCAGTCTGCAGGCCATGTTGCATAAATGAATAAGTATGGCACAATAAGTTATGCTTGTTTcctttaatatatctattaaacTATTTCCTTTAATGCATTTGctacaataaacaatattcaaacattctTCATAAAACAACAGGAATAATATAGGATTTAAGTAAAAGTTTCTAAGTTCATcataaattaaatctacttttactTCAAAAGTAGCTTGAGTGGTTCTtgagatttttcaattttaggttagtaataattgaatttaatataattacagggTTATTTATCAATGTACAGATTTtatagttcagaaaaaaaaaacagtaatgacggtcattttttgactaattatttCTCAATGCAGCTTAACTGGCCAAAATTCATACAACAATTATAGATCTAAAATAAAGTTTAGCAAaagttttaatatacaaaaaataaaacttacttcaCTAAGAATGGCCCAATATCACTTTCAGAATGTACGGTTAACCTCAATTCTGAAACTGCTCCAAGTTTTTGACTAACAACACCTTCTGCAATACCTCTTGAATcgaatttaccttaaaaaaaaaattaaccggtttataaaatagattaatgtgtaataattatattttcttattacctcttcaaaaactaatacattaattcagactgaaaaaattaaaaagttctaaaatactaaaataatgtaatgtaaaatattaaaaaaatgtaaaaaatacaaattcgaCCAATTAGTATAATCTCACTGTTAAGAAGTCACATCAGATTCACAACTAAACTTATAGACtgttgtagtattttttatattcctcaTACAGCATTTACTACAGAGATGATTATGACTAAAAAATCTTGGAACGATTAGAAATCGGggaggaaattattttatttattaacaacaaaatgataaataaatctctataaagggtattttaattaaaatgatttctagATTCAACGGATAAGCAATGATATATagtgtagtttaataaaaaaatcagctatTAGTTTTTGACTATTTCTAGTTCACCTGAATCTATAGATGGAAAGAATTTAATGCAAATGGAATTTGCATTTGACAATGAACCCTTAGACTCTGGTAGTAGTAGTAACTACTGCTTGAATATAAGTTCTGAGCGGATGAAGTATAAACAGGCACGAAAGGACACAAATGTGTAACATATTACTTATGCTAGTACTAATTGCATTAAAAGAATTAGTCAATTTTTGAGAAATAGCAAACATATTAGTGCATTTCAGTCAACTAATAGTAATTACCGCTACAAATACAGCTTAAGTAAAACATTACTAACACAAACATGATCGGGTAATTCCGTAAAGAATTACTATAACTAGTTAGAGCTTAAATCGGAATGTCAAATCCATTTCAAAAGGCTTTAACaagataaatattactaaatcaataaattactaaatattattaaagatctGCAAATTATAATAGTCGATTTCTTCAAATTAATCAAAccgttataaaaatttagttacccaaaaataaaaacgaatttttgttatctttagaGAATCTAACTTACCTATTTTACAGCGCCCATTTCatgccattttattattattatcattatcatcaattCTGTAAAGcagccaacattttttttttacttgatgaacAGCAATTTGgtctcataaaaaaaagataaaaaattgactGTACAGCCTCCAATTATTTTAGTTCATAGAATATCATTAAACTCACACACGAGTAAGTTAGTTTCACGCAGTCaccatatgaaacttttttttcacgattacaaatCATAAACTTGATAGAAAAATAACAGAGGCAGACACTAGCCAAAgtgaaattcttatttattattctcaaatAAAATCGAGGAAAAGtatattatgtattgtattgcaacaaaaaaaagttaattaatttgtcgctctatattatttatccagtACTTCTTCTTATAACAGCTCTGAGATAGAAGaggtataaaaaaagaagatccTTCATTACACATCTTAATTGTGAACAAATATTGATATCAGCTAAGTGCATATCAATAATATTGATATGCACTGATCTGCAGCA contains these protein-coding regions:
- the LOC142328669 gene encoding dehydrogenase/reductase SDR family member 12-like; this encodes MTPAFTASKPFYILTVVPYILELVVLAEIYSREYPNIFCASMHPGWVDTDGMKESMPEFYNQMKDRFRTPKQGADTVVWLALAERPINNTSGLFYQDRTAIPTHLPMSFTKASLLEEESFIKQLDHLMERKTKR